One Xenopus tropicalis strain Nigerian chromosome 8, UCB_Xtro_10.0, whole genome shotgun sequence genomic window carries:
- the cysrt1 gene encoding cysteine-rich tail protein 1, giving the protein MIPGNNLQLVFLILCGLGISRTGGESEQRISCPLMMDKGGSVQNPYASVNIPRAQLKSSFVRRTLGEGDLDGVVIANPAAVPSYPSYSPQDRYSGDVTSPAPWEGNKVRTQESWRRPYNPYADPPHNGGGHPPGMYAVDLDKRNKGAARAEEEPCCCYPCCKCCPCCRKNCCVVS; this is encoded by the exons ATGATCCCTGGAAataacttgcagttggtctttcttATTCTCTGTGGTTTAGGAATCAGTCGGACAG GCGGTGAGTCGGAGCAGAggattagttgccctttaatgatGGATAAGGGGGGCAGTGTGCAGAACCCCTATGCCAGTGTGAATATCCCCCGGGCGCAGTTGAAGAGCAGCTTTGTGCGCCGGACCCTGGGGGAGGGCGACCTGGATGGGGTGGTTATTGCCAACCCCGCGGCGGTGCCAAGTTACCCCTCCTACTCCCCGCAGGACAGGTATAGCGGCGACGTGACGTCCCCTGCCCCGTGGGAGGGCAATAAAGTGCGCACCCAGGAGTCATGGCGACGCCCTTACAACCCGTACGCCGACCCTCCCCACAATGGCGGGGGGCACCCCCCGGGTATGTACGCCGTCGACCTGGACAAGAGGAACAAAGGGGCAGCGAGGGCGGAGGAGGAGCCGTGCTGCTGTTACCCCTGCTGCAAATGCTGCCCCTGCTGTCGCAAGAATTGCTGCGTCGTCTCCTAA